A single region of the Syntrophotaleaceae bacterium genome encodes:
- a CDS encoding chemotaxis response regulator protein-glutamate methylesterase: MRGGKVRVLIVDDSALVRQLLSRGLAMDPDIEVVGTAADPYEARDKIVELEPDVLTLDVEMPRMDGVDFLRRLMPQYPIPVLMVSSLTQRGKQITLEALDAGAVDFVSKPSTDVARGLTGMLQELRTKVKLTSRANVSHWKGKRPVAAGPTKAAPVRALAESTDKVIAIGASTGGTEAIRKMLVDFPVAMPGVVIVQHMPAGFTKMFADRLNQLCAMEVKEAETGDRVMPGRVLIGPGGKHMRVVRSGGIYLVECTPGDPVSGHCPSVDVLMHSVARHVGANALGVMLTGMGADGADGMLAMRRSGARTLAQDEASSVVFGMPKVAFEKGGAERLVPLEQMTSAVIELLSKRIS, from the coding sequence ATGAGGGGTGGTAAAGTACGGGTACTGATTGTAGACGATTCCGCCCTGGTTCGGCAGTTGCTCAGCAGAGGGCTGGCGATGGATCCTGACATCGAAGTGGTCGGCACGGCTGCCGATCCCTACGAAGCCCGGGACAAGATCGTCGAACTCGAACCGGACGTTCTGACCCTGGACGTGGAAATGCCCCGCATGGACGGCGTCGATTTCCTGCGGCGCCTTATGCCCCAGTATCCGATTCCGGTGCTCATGGTCAGTTCCCTGACCCAGCGGGGAAAGCAGATTACTTTGGAAGCCCTGGACGCCGGGGCCGTCGATTTCGTCTCCAAACCGAGTACCGATGTCGCCCGCGGTCTGACCGGAATGCTGCAGGAGCTGAGAACCAAGGTGAAGTTGACCTCCCGGGCCAACGTTTCGCACTGGAAGGGGAAGAGACCGGTTGCGGCCGGGCCGACAAAGGCCGCTCCGGTGCGGGCTCTGGCCGAGTCGACGGACAAGGTGATCGCCATAGGCGCCTCCACCGGCGGCACGGAGGCCATTCGCAAGATGCTGGTCGATTTTCCGGTGGCCATGCCGGGGGTGGTCATTGTGCAGCACATGCCCGCCGGTTTTACCAAAATGTTTGCCGATCGCCTCAACCAGCTGTGCGCCATGGAGGTCAAGGAAGCGGAAACGGGCGATCGCGTCATGCCGGGTCGCGTCTTGATCGGGCCCGGCGGCAAGCACATGCGGGTGGTGCGGTCGGGGGGGATCTATCTGGTCGAATGCACCCCCGGCGATCCGGTCAGCGGACACTGCCCTTCGGTGGATGTGCTGATGCACTCGGTGGCCCGCCATGTGGGCGCCAATGCCCTCGGGGTGATGCTGACGGGAATGGGGGCGGACGGTGCGGACGGCATGTTGGCCATGCGCAGATCAGGTGCGCGTACTTTGGCTCAGGATGAGGCGTCTTCAGTCGTTTTTGGCATGCCCAAGGTGGCTTTTGAAAAAGGCGGTGCCGAACGACTGGTTCCCCTGGAGCAGATGACTTCAGCTGTTATCGAACTGTTATCGAAACGGATATCATGA
- a CDS encoding chemotaxis protein CheD produces the protein MKDIILGIGDYGASNSPGSTVKTFALGSCVAVIVLDPKTHTVGMVHVALPDSSINEAKGRERPGYFADLGVPLLLKEMTRCGAPSNGRGLVVKLVGGASIMDHSETFNIGKRNVLAIKKMLWSFGMGPLAEDVGGNHSRTVTVAVDTGKVVVSCPGRGQWEV, from the coding sequence ATGAAAGACATTATTCTTGGCATAGGGGACTACGGAGCATCCAACAGCCCCGGTTCGACGGTGAAAACCTTTGCCCTGGGATCCTGCGTCGCAGTGATCGTTCTGGACCCGAAGACCCACACCGTCGGCATGGTGCATGTGGCGTTGCCCGATTCCAGCATCAATGAGGCCAAAGGGAGGGAGCGGCCGGGATATTTCGCCGATCTCGGGGTTCCCCTGCTGTTGAAGGAGATGACCCGATGCGGAGCGCCGTCCAACGGCCGAGGCCTGGTGGTCAAGCTGGTTGGAGGTGCCTCGATCATGGACCATAGCGAAACTTTCAATATCGGCAAGCGCAATGTCCTGGCCATCAAGAAAATGCTCTGGTCCTTCGGCATGGGTCCTCTCGCCGAGGACGTTGGAGGCAATCACAGCAGGACGGTGACCGTGGCCGTCGACACCGGGAAGGTTGTCGTTTCCTGCCCCGGCCGGGGTCAATGGGAGGTTTGA
- a CDS encoding HDOD domain-containing protein, whose protein sequence is MKIQTVDQEAVRQAIEKLPLFSPNALNLLQVIADPDHDLDDVVRIVKFDSALTVRVLKIVNSPVYGLVKPVTSIERALSYLGERTVVSIAIEQNAGDLLQKTLVGYHAQQGDLWRHDLFAAIASREVARHARHELEIDLAFTAGLLHDIGKSVFSSFWEGASQEALEHIDQGEVRDYLEAEQVLAGMDHTHVGLEISRHWQLPQALQMAIRYHHQPEKTEEEVRPLVYAVHLGDIIAMMAGFSTGSDGMQYHLDRRYQDYFDINSTTLARILLNSGEEFRQAEASMANS, encoded by the coding sequence ATGAAAATACAGACCGTCGATCAAGAAGCTGTCCGGCAGGCGATTGAGAAACTTCCCCTGTTCTCTCCCAACGCCCTGAACCTTCTCCAGGTCATCGCGGACCCCGACCATGACCTGGACGATGTGGTCCGCATCGTCAAGTTCGACTCGGCGCTGACGGTGCGCGTCCTCAAGATCGTCAACTCCCCGGTGTACGGCCTTGTCAAACCGGTGACCTCCATCGAGCGGGCACTCAGCTACCTCGGCGAAAGAACGGTGGTCAGCATCGCCATTGAACAGAATGCCGGAGACCTGCTGCAGAAGACCCTTGTCGGTTATCACGCGCAACAGGGTGATCTGTGGCGCCACGACCTTTTTGCGGCCATTGCATCCCGCGAAGTGGCCAGACACGCCCGGCATGAGTTGGAAATCGATCTCGCCTTCACCGCAGGCCTGCTGCACGACATCGGCAAATCGGTCTTCTCCTCCTTCTGGGAAGGGGCGTCCCAGGAGGCCCTGGAGCATATCGATCAGGGTGAGGTGCGGGATTATCTCGAGGCGGAACAGGTTCTTGCAGGCATGGATCATACCCATGTCGGACTGGAGATCAGCCGGCACTGGCAGTTGCCCCAGGCTCTGCAGATGGCTATCCGTTACCATCATCAACCCGAAAAGACCGAGGAAGAGGTTCGTCCTCTGGTCTATGCCGTCCATCTTGGAGATATCATCGCGATGATGGCGGGGTTTTCCACCGGCAGCGACGGCATGCAGTACCACCTCGATCGGCGGTATCAGGACTACTTCGATATCAATTCGACAACCCTGGCCAGGATTTTGCTGAATTCCGGCGAAGAATTCAGACAGGCTGAAGCATCGATGGCCAACAGCTGA
- a CDS encoding response regulator, whose protein sequence is MNRIVIADDSATARMFIRRCLEIIGFGEAEILEAENGREALSLVKEKPADLLLTDLNMPVMDGTALLKWVKGSPRLTDLPVLVITSAGNPAKETELCSLGAFGVLNKPVSPAALLEALEPLMKTN, encoded by the coding sequence ATGAATCGTATCGTCATAGCGGATGATTCCGCGACGGCGCGAATGTTTATCCGGCGCTGCCTGGAAATAATCGGTTTCGGCGAAGCCGAGATTCTGGAGGCGGAAAACGGTCGGGAAGCTTTGTCCCTGGTCAAGGAAAAGCCGGCCGATCTGCTGTTGACCGATCTCAACATGCCGGTCATGGACGGCACCGCGCTGTTGAAATGGGTCAAGGGGAGTCCCCGTCTGACCGATCTCCCCGTACTGGTGATCACCAGTGCTGGCAATCCCGCAAAGGAAACCGAACTCTGCAGCCTGGGGGCTTTCGGTGTACTGAACAAGCCGGTGTCGCCCGCGGCTTTGTTGGAGGCTCTCGAGCCGCTTATGAAAACGAACTGA
- a CDS encoding chemotaxis protein CheX — protein MSDRLGDAVYSAIANTLENMTFLEVGKDLADARRYPEEEILSCRLLIHDPLQGEMYLLMPRPLLQKIASTVYILPEQDLSEKMVLDMLGELINTIGGLLMTAYLPQNQTYALGLPENGVGLPEADFSSMKEWEFQVDDIVFSLTLVGDGFFQE, from the coding sequence ATGTCCGATCGACTGGGTGATGCTGTTTACAGCGCCATTGCCAACACCCTGGAAAACATGACTTTTCTGGAAGTGGGAAAGGATCTGGCGGATGCCAGGAGGTATCCGGAGGAAGAGATTCTGAGCTGCCGGCTGCTCATACACGATCCGCTCCAGGGGGAGATGTATCTGCTGATGCCCAGGCCTCTTCTGCAGAAAATCGCCTCCACGGTCTACATCCTGCCGGAACAGGACCTTTCGGAAAAGATGGTCCTGGATATGCTCGGAGAACTGATCAATACCATCGGCGGGTTGTTGATGACCGCTTACCTGCCGCAAAACCAGACCTACGCTCTCGGCCTGCCGGAAAACGGCGTTGGGCTGCCGGAAGCAGATTTTTCAAGCATGAAGGAGTGGGAATTCCAGGTTGACGACATCGTATTTTCCCTGACCCTGGTCGGAGACGGGTTTTTCCAGGAATAG
- a CDS encoding response regulator, with protein MSKKVLIIDDSNTMRKIVTRSLRQAGLEFDTILEAGDGQAALEVLEGETVDIILSDINMPNMDGIEFLRQKNVNGKIKDIPVVMITTEAGSEILNEAMSLGARGSIKKPFTPDQVQEILGSLL; from the coding sequence ATGAGTAAAAAAGTTTTGATCATTGACGATTCCAACACCATGAGGAAAATCGTTACCCGCTCTCTGCGCCAGGCCGGGCTGGAATTCGATACCATACTCGAAGCCGGCGACGGCCAGGCGGCCCTCGAGGTGCTGGAAGGTGAAACCGTCGACATCATTCTGAGCGATATCAACATGCCCAATATGGACGGGATCGAATTTCTGCGGCAGAAAAATGTCAACGGCAAGATCAAGGATATTCCTGTGGTCATGATCACCACCGAAGCCGGATCGGAAATTCTCAATGAGGCCATGAGCCTCGGGGCCCGGGGCAGCATCAAGAAACCCTTTACCCCAGACCAGGTCCAGGAAATTCTTGGCAGTCTGCTTTAA
- a CDS encoding chemotaxis protein CheX, which yields MDLNKSICSATVEVFQTMLMMDAVPGDPLTGRKAHHSNSVSGIVGIAGPSKGMVAIHIPEQTALKITSSFLCMEVSSIDEDVKDAIGELANMVAGSIKADLLDGKDYKLSIPSVVNGVEYEIECLSESQGGIVPFSVDGGEFIVEFHLQG from the coding sequence GTGGATTTAAACAAAAGCATTTGCAGTGCAACGGTGGAAGTCTTCCAGACCATGCTGATGATGGATGCTGTTCCCGGAGACCCCCTGACTGGCCGTAAAGCCCACCATAGCAACTCGGTCAGCGGTATTGTCGGAATTGCCGGCCCTTCCAAGGGAATGGTGGCGATTCACATACCGGAACAGACGGCACTGAAAATCACCAGCAGTTTCTTGTGCATGGAAGTCAGCAGCATCGACGAGGATGTCAAGGATGCCATCGGAGAACTGGCGAACATGGTGGCCGGCAGCATCAAAGCCGATCTTCTGGATGGAAAGGACTACAAGCTTTCCATTCCTTCCGTGGTTAACGGGGTCGAATACGAGATCGAATGCCTCTCGGAAAGCCAGGGCGGCATTGTTCCGTTCTCCGTCGACGGGGGGGAATTTATCGTGGAGTTTCATCTCCAGGGCTGA
- a CDS encoding sigma-54 dependent transcriptional regulator — translation MVSDNKAEREKLAVVLRDRNDCLVLEADNPDQALQVVGSEDVGVMLTDLFLPDKAGIDLLKKSLQANPQLITLAGLPENDRACRVEALKAGAFFCIHTPYDLEEVVIATSRALRHNDFLTDGEERGRKTRKTEGYHGIIGNSQKMQKLFKCIDQVASEGNTSVLILGESGTGKELVARAIHAHGPRRGKNFVPVNCAAIPEDLLESELFGYVKGAFTGANQSKMGRIQYSEGGTLFLDEIGDMKPSLQAKLLRVIQEREFEPVGGIKPIPVDVRIVAATHRDLEKCVAEGKFREDLYYRLNVVPLSVPPLRERREDIPLLIERFVAIANRNRKKALKGFSHESVQTLMRYNWPGNVRELENLVQRMAIFCGGATVTVEDLPENYQGGEATGGAEPNISLEGPEINFSSSGIDFNSMVSQFESQLIRHALMLTGGNKREAAKLLNLKRTTLIEKIKRKRAENEEFVEVED, via the coding sequence TTGGTAAGCGACAACAAAGCAGAGCGTGAGAAGCTTGCGGTGGTGTTGCGCGACAGAAACGACTGCCTGGTTCTGGAAGCGGACAATCCGGATCAGGCCCTGCAGGTGGTAGGCAGTGAGGATGTCGGAGTCATGCTGACCGACCTCTTTCTCCCCGACAAGGCCGGCATCGATCTTCTGAAAAAGTCCCTACAGGCCAACCCGCAGCTGATCACCCTGGCCGGACTTCCTGAAAATGATCGTGCCTGCCGGGTTGAGGCATTGAAGGCCGGTGCCTTTTTCTGCATTCATACTCCCTACGATCTGGAAGAGGTGGTCATCGCCACCTCCAGAGCCCTGCGGCATAACGACTTTTTGACCGATGGCGAAGAGCGCGGCAGAAAGACTCGAAAAACCGAAGGCTACCATGGCATCATCGGCAATTCCCAGAAGATGCAGAAACTGTTCAAGTGTATCGACCAGGTGGCCAGCGAAGGGAATACGTCGGTCCTGATTCTGGGAGAAAGCGGTACCGGAAAGGAACTGGTGGCCCGCGCCATCCACGCCCACGGGCCGCGCCGGGGAAAAAACTTCGTGCCGGTGAACTGCGCCGCCATTCCTGAAGATCTTCTGGAAAGCGAGCTTTTCGGATATGTGAAAGGAGCCTTCACGGGCGCCAATCAGTCCAAGATGGGCCGCATCCAGTACAGTGAAGGGGGCACCCTGTTCCTGGATGAAATTGGCGACATGAAACCCAGCCTCCAGGCCAAGCTTCTTCGGGTGATCCAGGAGCGGGAATTCGAGCCGGTGGGTGGAATCAAGCCGATACCGGTGGATGTAAGAATTGTAGCCGCAACCCACCGCGACCTGGAAAAATGCGTCGCCGAAGGAAAATTCAGGGAAGACCTCTATTACCGGTTGAACGTTGTGCCCCTGAGCGTCCCCCCCTTGAGGGAACGCCGGGAGGACATTCCACTGCTGATCGAACGTTTCGTTGCCATTGCCAACCGCAACCGGAAAAAGGCGTTAAAAGGCTTTTCTCACGAATCGGTTCAGACGCTCATGCGCTACAATTGGCCTGGCAATGTCAGGGAGTTGGAAAACCTCGTCCAGCGGATGGCCATCTTCTGCGGAGGCGCCACCGTGACCGTGGAAGATCTGCCTGAGAACTATCAGGGGGGAGAAGCCACGGGAGGAGCGGAACCGAACATTTCCCTGGAGGGACCGGAAATCAACTTCAGCAGCAGCGGCATCGACTTCAACTCCATGGTCAGCCAGTTCGAAAGCCAGCTGATCCGGCATGCACTGATGCTGACCGGGGGCAACAAGCGGGAGGCAGCCAAACTGCTGAATTTGAAACGCACCACCCTGATTGAAAAGATCAAAAGAAAGAGAGCGGAAAACGAAGAGTTTGTCGAAGTTGAGGATTAA
- the amrA gene encoding AmmeMemoRadiSam system protein A produces the protein MDTPLKSREKEILLDIAREAIASVVSTGSMYVEPREEKALNIRRGCFVTITCQGQLRGCIGNFQSELPLFMEVAEMAAASATKDPRFYPMRAEDLEDFDLEISVLSPLKKIEKPEEIKVGIHGIYLEKGYHRGVLLPQVALEYGWDRDSFLQQTCTKAGLPQEAWRAEDCEIYIFSAEVFGRKKSVNRATCG, from the coding sequence ATGGACACCCCTTTGAAAAGCAGGGAAAAGGAGATACTGCTGGACATTGCCCGCGAGGCCATCGCGAGTGTCGTCAGCACCGGATCCATGTACGTGGAACCGCGGGAAGAGAAGGCTCTCAATATTCGCCGAGGCTGCTTCGTAACCATCACCTGTCAGGGTCAGTTGCGAGGCTGCATCGGCAATTTCCAGTCCGAACTGCCCCTCTTCATGGAAGTCGCTGAAATGGCTGCCGCCTCTGCCACCAAAGACCCCCGTTTCTATCCGATGCGAGCAGAAGATTTGGAAGATTTCGATCTGGAAATATCGGTTCTGTCGCCGCTGAAAAAAATAGAAAAACCGGAAGAAATAAAGGTTGGCATTCACGGCATCTACCTGGAAAAAGGGTATCATCGTGGGGTTCTTTTGCCGCAGGTCGCTCTCGAATATGGCTGGGACCGGGATTCCTTCCTGCAGCAAACCTGCACCAAGGCCGGTCTTCCCCAGGAGGCCTGGCGCGCGGAGGATTGTGAAATCTATATTTTCAGCGCCGAGGTGTTCGGCAGGAAAAAATCCGTGAACAGAGCCACTTGCGGCTAG
- the typA gene encoding translational GTPase TypA, whose product MLQNIRNIAIIAHVDHGKTTLVDAMLKQSGIFRDNQVITERIMDSNDLEKERGITILSKNLSIFHGGLKINIVDTPGHADFGGEVERVLKMVDSVLLLVDAFDGPMPQTRFVLKKSLDLGIRPIVVINKIDRPGARPEQVVDMVFDLFCELSADESQLDFPIVYTNAKAGIAKRDPAEESENLEPLFQMIAEHVAPPAGEPDADFQMLVSSIDYNDYLGRIATGKIANGKVATGQTIAVVNKDGKVSNGRISKLLGYQGLKQVELAEAGAGDIVSIAGFENIGIGETFADAASPQALPYVAIDEPTLSMNFMVNSSPFAGQEGKYVTSRNIRERLFKELRTNISLRVEETANTDTFKVSGRGELHLSILIENMRREGFELAVSKPEVILRDIDGACCEPLEYLVIDVPEEYQGTVIEKLGGRKAEMIAMHPLEGTTRLEFIIPARGLIGFRTEFLTDTRGTGVMNHVFHEYAPYKGLIPGRKNGVLIAMEDGETVAYSLFNLQDRGILFVGPGVRVYEGMIIGEHAKGNDLVVNACKGKKLTNIRASGSDEAIRLTPPRELSLEQALEYIDEDELVEITPKSIRLRKKLLDENERKRAQKKQG is encoded by the coding sequence ATGCTCCAAAACATACGCAATATCGCTATCATTGCCCACGTCGATCACGGCAAGACCACCCTGGTGGACGCCATGCTGAAACAGTCGGGAATTTTTCGCGACAATCAGGTGATCACCGAGCGGATCATGGACAGCAACGACCTCGAAAAGGAGCGCGGCATCACCATCCTTTCGAAAAACCTGTCGATTTTTCACGGCGGCCTGAAGATCAACATCGTCGACACTCCCGGTCATGCCGATTTTGGCGGCGAGGTGGAGCGGGTCCTGAAAATGGTCGACTCGGTCCTGCTGCTGGTTGACGCTTTCGACGGCCCCATGCCCCAGACCCGGTTCGTGCTGAAGAAATCCCTCGATCTCGGCATCAGGCCGATCGTCGTCATCAACAAGATAGACCGGCCGGGAGCTCGTCCCGAGCAGGTGGTCGATATGGTTTTCGACCTGTTCTGCGAACTCAGTGCCGACGAATCGCAACTCGATTTTCCCATCGTCTACACCAACGCCAAAGCCGGGATCGCCAAACGGGATCCAGCCGAGGAATCGGAGAATCTCGAACCTCTTTTCCAGATGATCGCCGAGCACGTTGCGCCGCCTGCCGGTGAACCGGATGCGGATTTCCAGATGCTGGTAAGCAGCATCGACTATAACGACTATTTGGGCCGCATCGCCACCGGCAAGATCGCCAACGGCAAGGTCGCCACCGGCCAGACCATCGCAGTGGTGAACAAGGACGGCAAGGTGTCCAACGGCCGCATCTCGAAACTCCTGGGTTATCAGGGTCTGAAACAGGTGGAGCTGGCCGAAGCCGGTGCCGGCGATATCGTCAGTATCGCCGGCTTTGAAAATATCGGCATCGGTGAAACCTTTGCCGACGCAGCCAGCCCTCAGGCACTGCCTTACGTCGCCATCGACGAACCGACCCTGTCGATGAACTTCATGGTCAATTCCTCCCCCTTCGCCGGTCAGGAGGGGAAATACGTCACGTCCCGAAATATCCGGGAACGCCTTTTCAAGGAATTGCGCACCAACATCTCCCTTCGGGTTGAGGAAACCGCCAATACGGACACATTCAAGGTTTCCGGCAGGGGCGAACTGCACCTTTCGATTCTCATCGAAAACATGCGCCGGGAAGGTTTCGAACTGGCGGTCTCGAAACCGGAAGTCATCCTCAGGGACATCGACGGAGCCTGCTGCGAGCCTCTCGAGTATCTGGTCATCGACGTGCCCGAAGAGTACCAGGGAACGGTGATCGAAAAACTCGGAGGCCGCAAGGCGGAAATGATTGCCATGCATCCGCTGGAAGGAACGACCCGTCTCGAATTCATCATTCCCGCCCGTGGACTGATCGGCTTTCGCACCGAGTTTCTCACCGACACCCGGGGAACCGGCGTCATGAACCATGTCTTTCACGAATACGCCCCCTACAAAGGTCTGATCCCCGGCCGCAAAAACGGGGTCCTGATTGCCATGGAGGATGGCGAGACCGTCGCCTATTCCCTGTTCAACCTGCAGGATCGGGGCATTCTCTTCGTTGGACCCGGCGTTCGTGTTTATGAAGGCATGATCATCGGTGAGCACGCCAAGGGCAACGATCTGGTCGTCAACGCCTGCAAAGGGAAAAAATTGACCAACATCCGGGCTTCGGGAAGCGATGAGGCCATCCGTCTGACGCCGCCCCGCGAGCTGTCCCTGGAGCAGGCTCTGGAATATATCGACGAGGACGAACTCGTTGAGATCACTCCAAAATCGATCCGTCTGCGAAAAAAGCTGCTGGACGAAAACGAACGCAAGAGGGCCCAGAAAAAGCAGGGTTGA
- a CDS encoding M48 family metalloprotease, with protein MAAGLVLAGCAVNPVTGRSELALMQVSTDQEIEIGRKTFPEAVQQMGGEYRDPALNNYVRQVGQKIARTTQRPDLPFEFKVLNDSTPNAFALPGGFIGITRGLLTDMENEAQLASVLGHELGHVTARHSVQGMQRGTLLNLGMVVLSGVTGESAYGALAQKTGQVAAQLLDNTYSREQERESDRLGVDYMVLAGYDPQGAVQLQEYFYRQVERGAEPALITGLFRTHPFSKERMIDLQSYIAGKYPQIAGNPRYVMNPQPFQRAVAGLLGAKKGFELHDQAAKLEEQGQLSQAIALYLQAAAAAPNQSLILADLGMAYARAGDLESGRRHLAQAVKLDDGYFRSRLGLGYVLLEKNLPADASKHLEASMKLLPTLQGGYLLGRSYESTGRKKEAAELYLAVSKADAGGRLGKAAAERLRIMEGR; from the coding sequence TTGGCAGCAGGTCTCGTCCTTGCAGGCTGTGCCGTCAATCCGGTCACCGGGAGAAGCGAACTGGCCCTGATGCAGGTTTCGACGGATCAGGAGATTGAAATCGGCCGTAAAACCTTTCCCGAGGCCGTTCAGCAGATGGGCGGGGAGTACCGCGATCCTGCCCTTAACAACTACGTTCGTCAGGTAGGGCAAAAGATCGCACGGACCACTCAGCGTCCCGACCTCCCCTTCGAATTCAAGGTGTTGAACGATTCCACGCCCAACGCATTCGCTCTTCCGGGCGGTTTCATCGGCATTACCAGGGGGCTGCTGACCGATATGGAGAACGAGGCCCAGCTGGCCTCCGTGCTCGGACATGAGCTGGGACATGTCACCGCCCGCCACTCGGTTCAGGGCATGCAGCGGGGCACTCTTCTCAACCTCGGCATGGTTGTGCTGTCGGGGGTGACCGGAGAATCGGCCTACGGTGCTCTGGCACAGAAGACCGGGCAGGTCGCCGCCCAGCTGCTCGACAACACCTACAGCAGGGAGCAGGAGAGGGAATCGGACCGGTTGGGCGTGGATTATATGGTGCTGGCGGGATATGATCCGCAGGGCGCCGTCCAGCTGCAGGAATATTTTTATCGGCAGGTCGAGCGGGGGGCCGAACCGGCGCTGATTACCGGCCTGTTTCGAACCCATCCCTTTTCCAAGGAGCGGATGATCGATCTGCAGAGCTATATCGCCGGAAAATATCCCCAGATTGCAGGAAATCCCCGCTATGTTATGAATCCGCAGCCTTTTCAGCGGGCCGTGGCCGGGCTGCTGGGCGCTAAAAAAGGCTTCGAACTTCATGATCAGGCCGCCAAACTCGAAGAACAGGGACAGCTGTCCCAGGCTATTGCCCTTTACCTGCAGGCGGCCGCGGCGGCCCCCAATCAAAGTCTGATCCTGGCAGATCTGGGTATGGCCTACGCGCGCGCCGGGGATCTCGAATCGGGGCGCCGTCACCTCGCCCAGGCGGTGAAACTCGATGACGGGTATTTCCGTTCCCGGCTGGGGCTTGGCTATGTCCTCCTCGAGAAAAATCTTCCGGCTGATGCCAGCAAACATCTCGAAGCCAGCATGAAGCTGCTGCCGACCCTGCAGGGGGGCTATCTTCTGGGCCGAAGCTATGAATCGACGGGACGGAAAAAGGAGGCTGCCGAGCTCTATCTGGCCGTCTCCAAAGCGGATGCCGGAGGGCGTCTGGGCAAAGCTGCCGCAGAACGACTCCGGATCATGGAGGGACGGTGA
- the miaB gene encoding tRNA (N6-isopentenyl adenosine(37)-C2)-methylthiotransferase MiaB, with protein MDKKNSKRFYLETFGCQMNVVDSEQIVGILRQAGYGQTEAAESADLILLNTCSIRARAERKVYGHLGRFKPLKERNPSLILAVGGCVAQHEGERMLEKVPYLDIVFGTHNVHRLGEMLETVKKERRRCIEVDFLDEEQRRSLFPPRLPSSEVSRFVTVIQGCDNFCAYCIVPHVRGREVSRASGEIVAEVRELVSQGAAEITLVGQNVNSYGLKEGNEISFARLLRRVHEIEGLQRLRFITSHPKDLSDELIDCFGDLPKVCKHIHLPVQAGSDRILDAMGRGYDRKLYLDKVDRLRRVCPDIRITSDVIVGFPGEAEEDFEQTLDLLRRAFFMEIYSFIFSPREGTAAALLRDATPAEVKQERFDRMLALQDEITRNYHEGDVGKILPVLVEGESRQGGGQLFGRTTWNRIVNFRGDRRLIGCTVPVRLVQAQRNSHIGVLVEAQVA; from the coding sequence ATGGATAAAAAAAACAGCAAGCGGTTTTATCTGGAAACGTTCGGTTGCCAGATGAATGTGGTCGATTCGGAGCAGATCGTTGGCATCCTCCGGCAGGCAGGGTATGGACAGACCGAGGCCGCTGAATCCGCGGATCTGATTCTGCTCAACACCTGCTCGATCCGGGCTCGGGCCGAGCGGAAGGTCTATGGTCATCTCGGCCGTTTCAAACCCCTGAAGGAACGCAATCCCTCCCTGATCCTTGCCGTCGGTGGATGCGTGGCGCAGCACGAAGGGGAGCGGATGCTGGAAAAGGTTCCCTATCTGGACATCGTTTTCGGCACGCATAACGTCCATCGCCTGGGCGAGATGCTGGAAACCGTGAAAAAGGAGCGGCGCCGGTGCATCGAGGTCGATTTTCTCGACGAAGAGCAGCGCCGTAGCCTTTTCCCTCCCCGGCTCCCGAGTTCGGAGGTTTCCCGTTTCGTCACCGTGATTCAGGGTTGCGACAATTTCTGCGCCTACTGCATCGTTCCCCATGTCAGGGGTCGGGAGGTCAGTCGGGCGAGCGGCGAGATTGTGGCGGAAGTGCGGGAGCTGGTGTCCCAGGGGGCGGCGGAAATCACCCTGGTCGGCCAGAACGTCAACTCCTATGGCTTGAAGGAAGGAAACGAGATCTCCTTTGCCCGGCTGCTGCGGCGGGTCCACGAGATTGAAGGGCTGCAGCGGCTCCGCTTCATCACCTCCCACCCCAAGGACCTGTCCGACGAGCTGATCGACTGTTTCGGCGATCTGCCCAAGGTGTGCAAGCACATCCACCTCCCGGTTCAGGCCGGTTCCGACCGGATTCTTGACGCAATGGGCAGGGGGTACGACCGAAAGCTGTATCTGGACAAGGTGGACCGTTTGCGGCGGGTCTGCCCGGATATCCGCATTACCTCCGACGTCATCGTCGGTTTCCCCGGGGAGGCAGAGGAAGATTTCGAGCAGACCCTCGATCTTCTGCGGCGGGCCTTCTTCATGGAAATCTATTCCTTCATCTTCTCCCCCCGGGAGGGAACCGCTGCAGCACTGCTGCGGGATGCGACTCCGGCCGAAGTCAAGCAGGAGCGCTTCGATCGCATGCTGGCCCTGCAGGATGAAATCACCCGGAATTACCATGAGGGGGATGTGGGAAAAATCCTGCCGGTACTGGTTGAGGGGGAGAGCCGGCAGGGCGGCGGGCAGCTCTTCGGAAGAACCACCTGGAACCGGATCGTCAACTTCAGGGGTGACAGAAGACTGATCGGCTGCACCGTCCCGGTGCGCCTGGTTCAGGCCCAGCGAAACTCCCACATCGGGGTCCTGGTCGAGGCTCAGGTGGCGTAG